The following coding sequences lie in one Hippoglossus hippoglossus isolate fHipHip1 chromosome 14, fHipHip1.pri, whole genome shotgun sequence genomic window:
- the aifm1 gene encoding apoptosis-inducing factor 1, mitochondrial isoform X1, translating to MLTCRSVWKKLTPLARASSTLCRLNVRRAVLNNGGPVRVPAANMSIGPSGGGREKQVYVALVGAATLVGGVYTYRTVTSDQRRYKERLDDISSRPLNLSTQQTAVPLKESEPSASEATETAVEATETEPVAEPEPEAAPSPEEPIPLAPEAEAAAPTETTEPVPADEPVVEAAPPEEAAESPAAPVVEEEPAPQPEPSPVELTEPPPAPLVEEVPEPAPEPSPVELTEPSPAPVVEEEPAPPTEPSPVELTEPSPAPVVEEEPAPPTEPSPVELTEPSPAPVVEEEPAPPTEPSPVELTEPPPAPVSESEPTAAAETAEPLAAEPAEAQPEVVAESVQTPAVDATPALPQVPSHAPYLLIGGGTASFAAARSIRARDPGAKVLIVTEESELPYMRPPLSKELWFSDDSSVTETLRFKQWNGKERSIYFQPPSFYIQAEELASAENGGVAVLSGRKVVHMDVRGNKVKLDDDTEISYDKCLIATGGVPRNLQAIERAGEEVMKRTTLFRKIDDFKSLDKVSREAKSITIIGGGFLGSELACALGRKSSESDLEVMQMFPEKGNMGKVLPEYLSNWTTEKVKKEGVQVIAEALVKSVTLKDDKLEIKLRDGRLVKTDHIVAAVGLEPNVDLAKSAGLEVDSDFGGFRVNAELQARSNIWVAGDAACFYDIRLGRRRVEHHDHAVVSGRLAGENMTGANKPYWHQSMFWSDLGPDVGYEAIGIVDSSLPTVGVFAKATAKDTPRAATEESGTGIRSESETEETAVSPVASSTPAPALEQQNDNYGKGVIFYLRDKVVVGIILWNVFNRMPVARKIIKDGEEHADLNEVAKLFNIHED from the exons ATGCTGACATGTAGGAGCGTGTGGAAGAAGCTCACACCCTTAGCCAGAGCCTCTTCAACGCTGTGCCGGCTCAATGTGAGGCGAGCAG TGTTAAACAATGGCGGACCAGTACGTGTACCAGCAGCTAACATGTCCATCGGCCCTTCGGGGGGAGGAAGGGAAAAACAGGTGTACGTCGCCCTGGTTGGAGCAGCCACCCTTGTTGGGGGAGTATAT ACGTACAGAACTGTGACAAGTGACCAACGTAGATATAAGGAACGTCTCGATGACATTTCATCCAGACCGCTGAATTTATCCACACAACAAACAGCCGTACCACTCAAGGAGTCAGAGCCGTCTG cTTCCGAAGCCACTGAAACAGCTGTGGAAGCCACTGAGACAGAGC CCGTTGCAGAGCCAGAGCCTGAGGCAGCTCCTTCACCAGAGGAGCCGATCCCTCTGGCCCctgaggctgaagcagcagctccaaCTGAAACAACTGAACCTGTCCCAG CAGATGAGCCTGTGGTAGAAGCAGCACCtccagaagaagcagcagagtcTCCTGCTGCACCTGTAGTGGAGGAGG AACCAGCACCCCAACCTGAGCCATCCCCAGTTGAGCTAACAGAGCCACCTCCTGCACCTCTAGTCGAGGAGG TGCCAGAACCAGCACCCGAGCCGTCCCCAGTTGAGCTAACAGAGCCATCTCCTGCACCTGTAGTTGAGGAGG AACCAGCACCCCCAACCGAGCCGTCCCCAGTTGAGCTAACAGAGCCATCTCCTGCACCTGTAGTTGAGGAGG AACCAGCACCCCCAACCGAGCCGTCCCCAGTTGAGCTAACAGAGCCATCTCCTGCACCTGTAGTTGAGGAGG AACCAGCACCCCCAACCGAGCCGTCCCCAGTTGAGCTAACAGAGCCACCTCCTGCACCCGTTTCAGAGAGTG AacctacagcagcagcagaaacagccgAGCCGCTTGCAGCAGAGCCAGCCGAGGCTCAACCTGAAGTAGTGGCAGAGAGTG TTCAAACTCCAGCAGTGGATGCCACACCTGCCCTTCCCCAGGTGCCCTCACACGCCCCCTACCTCCTTATTGGTGGGGGTACTGCCTCTTTTGCTGCTGCCCGGTCTATTCGAGCCAGAGACCCCGGTGCCAAG GTATTAATTGTGACTGAGGAATCAGAACTTCCGTACATGAGACCACCTCTTTCTAAAGAACTGTGGTTCTCTGATGACTCCAGTGTGACAGAAACTCTGCGTTTCAAACAGTggaatggaaaagaaagaag tatCTACTTCCAGCCTCCATCATTCTACATTCAAGCAGAAGAATTGGCAAGTGCAGAAAATGGTGGCGTGGCCGTTCTCTCTGGTAGAAAG GTGGTTCACATGGatgtgagaggaaacaaagtGAAACTGGACGACGACACTGAGATTTCCTACGACAAATGTTTGATTGCTACAG GGGGTGTGCCAAGAAATCTACAGGCCAttgaaagagcaggagaggaggtgatgaagaggaCGACTCTGTTCCGCAAG ATTGATGACTTCAAATCCTTGGACAAGGTCTCCAGAGAAGCCAAGTCCATCACAATCATTGGAGGCGGCTTCTTGGGCAGCGAGCTGGCTTGTGCCCTCGGCAGGAAAT cATCTGAGTCTGATCTGGAGGTGATGCAGATGTTCCCTGAGAAGGGCAACATGGGAAAAGTTCTGCCTGAGTATCTGAGCAATTGGACAACTGAAAAAGTCAAGAAAG AGGGTGTTCAAGTCATCGCAGAAGCTTTGGTGAAGTCTGTGACTCTCAAAGATGATAAATTAGAAATCAAGCTGAGGGATGGCCGATTG GTGAAAACTGATCACATTGTTGCAGCCGTTGGCCTGGAGCCCAATGTTGACCTGGCTAAGTCAGCTGGTCTGGAGGTGGACTCGGACTTTGGAGGCTTTCGGGTCAATGCAGAGCTGCAAGCAAGGTCCAATATTTGGGTG GCAGGAGATGCTGCATGTTTCTACGACATCAGACTGGGCCGCAGACGAGTGGAACACCACGATCACGCTGTTGTGAGCGGTCGACTGGCGGGAGAGAACATGACAGGAGCCAACAAACCCTATTGGCATCAGTCTATGTTCTG GAGTGACCTGGGGCCTGATGTTGGCTATGAAGCCATTGGGATCGTTGACAGCAGCCTGCCAACAGTAGGAGTGTTTGCCAAAGCCACTGCCAAGGACACACCTCGAGCTGCTACAGAGGAGTCAG GAACTGGGATCCGCTCTGAAAGTGAAACGGAGGAAACAGCCGTTAGCCCAGTGGCCTCTTCCACCCCTGCCCCTGCTCTGGAGCAGCAAAATGACAACTATGGCAAAGGGGTTATTTTCTACCTGCGAGACAAGGTGGTGGTGGGCATCATCCTGTGGAACGTGTTCAACAGAATGCCCGTTGCAAGAAAG ATTATAAAGGATGGAGAGGAACATGCTGATCTGAACGAAGTGGCAAAGCTGTTCAACATCCACGAGGATTAA